The Dreissena polymorpha isolate Duluth1 chromosome 2, UMN_Dpol_1.0, whole genome shotgun sequence nucleotide sequence CATAAAATATTTCCACGCTCTGTTTAAACTATAGCTGTTTGCAATTCTGTACCTAATATAAAGGGTATAAACGTCCTAACGTGATGTAGAACGTGagaaaaataaagaatttatttatgtatatacttagttgtatttttaaacttcaaatcaattttcaaaacaatcttgtgaattataaattgttaacactATCCACCAAGCAAATGGTCTGAATTTTGATTAAAagtcattcaaaataatttatattttatatcatctTTTAACAAATCATACAAAAATTAACCTTCAATACAACTAAAAACATTAGCGCATAGTAAAATGTGACATATTACAATAAAGGTGATACTAAATTAATGCAATTACCGTATTTCGCAACAAAatgattaacaattatttataatactCAGCACCTACATGTTATGGTTTAAGACAGGTGATATAAAGTCTAAAAAGTATATTTAgctaaacttatttaatatacatgaagaATATTAAAATGTTGCTATATCAATCACAAACAATGACGAATTTCTGTTTAAATCAACTAACAGAGCTAACTCATAAAAGGAATAGATATTGGTTCAGCCTTTGTCCAACTAACTTATCACTGACAACAGTTTTGTTAATAACACAAACATAAACTAGAGTGACTAAATTAAGTTAGGCAAGCACATGGTTATCAAATGACCCaattatttagtatttgtttatCATTATGGTTGTAACTTCCTCGCTCATTTGAGACTGCAAAGCGTATTCCATATCTCAGTTAACTTCGAAGGCGTTACGTGATGTACTGTTAAGACGTCGTCCTTTTTGTAATCACATACATTCAGTCTGTGTCCTGCGTAGAAACCTACAGTTTTCTTTAACGATAACCCGAGTCGCCGCGCGCACAAAGCAACATAGATGTCTTCTAGATGGAAGAAAGGCACGTTCGGAGAAACATGGTAAATTTCGGATGCAACCTTAATGCTGGTCAAGTATCCAGTCCCTGAACAAAAAGGTGGATAAGACACGTCAGGATACGAAAGTAAAGACGCGTACCATTTGAAATTTTTATTCCTGATGGGTGATACTTTTGCTCTACAATCGCCGGTCAGACCTGTTTGTAAATAGTTTGCGAGGTCGGTTCCCGACAACAACTTCACTAACGAAGGTACATTTACCCACATGTCATCGTCtgttttcataacaaaatgtGCGTTAGAACATTTGGTAGAGGCCCACTTAAAACCCATTATTGTTTTGTAGGTAAGATTTTGGTAAGTGTCGATAAACATCTCCTGAACGATATCGTGATgtatatcattttctctcattaCAGATTCCTGTAACATATTGTCAAATGTTTTTCCTAGAAGGAAAACGTGCCTCACATTTGCAGTATTGTTTTTCGTGCATGACAACCACGTGGTCCGTAATGCCTCCCGAACGAAGCCATTCTTGTGCACAGTAGAAACAAGTATCAGAAGGTCAATTTTTTCGTGCATTGCCGATGTGTCGCAGATGTGGTCGTTCGGAATATTATAttcaaaatcatgtttaaaacaattatagcACTTACTCTGGCGCTCATTTTTATTACGCGGCATCTCGTTTCTTCCACGATGTACGATTTTCATTCGTGATTCAATTGCTTTAATCTTTGTGCTTGTTTTGGTTCGTGTTAAATTCAGATCAGCAAAGGTATCTTTTCTGTAAGCGGTAACCTTCAGATGTAGGTGTTGTAGATTGCTGGAGGCCATACTTGTTTCCGGGTTTGAACGAGTTATTTGCTTCTCGTCGAAACTAAACTTACTGTAGGCGACATCTGATGATccaaaatgtatgtttgttttaaatatcgtTGAGTTTGTTAAGTACAAATCTAGCATATGGCTGAAGCCTGACTTCATTTTCAATGAAACGGCTTTAGAAGTAGTAATACGAATGGATGATTCTAACAAGTTAATCAAAACTATGACAACCAGCGTCATAAAACTGAACAACATCAATCGGACTGTCAATCGACCTTTACAAGTCATGGAAGCTCTTGGTTTTCCGTCCATTTTGGCATGTGGATGACAGATGTTTACTagtgtaaatttaaataattactgACACTAAAAGTTTGACTTTTTACGATGTATTTTGTCTTTTCCATTCATTTCCCAAGAAAATTAAAACTGCCGTGTAAAATCACATCTTTGTTTTGAATCGGACACAGTGACCAATCATTTGAtctgaaaaaaaagagaaaataatcTTAGTATACTATAACGTTACATCAAATTTTCAGACTTTATtactatttgaataagataccATACGGATCATTTTATCTAATGGTTATTGTCGATGTGTTACTACCAAAATTGTTTATATCTTACTGCAATTGAATGTCTTACAATGCAGAAGACGAGCCTATTGGTGATCACTTTTTTGtaacaaagtttcattaaaaactgTAAGTATACATCAATATGGCGAATAATAAATAATCCATATCAACGAGCACATTACATTTAGGATGATAGAGAACATTTAACCTGCAAGAGTTTGAAAGCTATGTGTGTAAAACATTATACATCAGGAAGTTACCATTGCGCAAATCAGGCTTTACATTCGGCCATTTTTCAATAACTGGTAGATTCAATATTTTATATCGGTCGAATAATTTAATTTCGATGCTACAAGTGAATTCGTCTTAAAATGTACATGAAATATGAATAATCAAGATAAGGCCGCCCCTGAATCGGTTTAAACTCTTAATGCAATATACAGAAAATTTTGCGCTTTCTTAAACTGTTTACTAATGTGTTGTCTATGATTAAAACTCGTATGATGCTAATTTGCGTTCTTATTCGCTAATGAAGATGGGGTTTCAATTTGTTtctacatatttcaatgataaattaCAAATAGAATTATTCTAACATTAAGAATACCCAGTTTCAAAAAAAGTGAACACAGATTATTACTGTGTTTATTACCACGTGCCAGTATTAAACTGGGAAAACACTTATGTATATGTCATTTGTTGTGTGTACGACTTTCTTTGTTAAATGTTCATGGCCGAATATGATGGTAGTATATTTACACGAATTTTGTTGGCAAAGAGGCCAAAGCACAAAGCGCATATAAAACAATCGAAAATTGTATTACTAGTATCAACAAACCATTCAATAATGACCTATTCTATCGTATGATATACTTTTCTTCTGTcaaccttttcacatatttttaagAACTTATTATTATGCGGTACTTCCGAAAATAGTTTATCAAAACATCTTTACGGATGTATGGGTAACTTAAGAAAAGTTACGTCCTCGAATAACTTTTACTTTATACGTTTGGCTACAATATGTCGATttgcttatattttttttatttcacgaaAACAGTATTGGAAGTAATAATAGCAACCGAGGAGTGTACTTCTCACATTTTTCTCATGTACTTCAAGCAATTAGAGTAACTGAAATTGACGTACCGTCATACATTGCTTTAATAAATTGCATAAATTGTCGACTTTCTGTTAACACTGAGATTTGCTCTTTCCACTTGCATGCATGTATGCACCTTATCAcggttaaatgtatttatattattattttttaaatgacaatttcgTCGACATGTAAATTCGTgcatttctgattttggaaaaaaaaaattgcgtcTGTCATGTAACGATGTGTTGTAATATTCGTCTGCAATAAATCGCGCTGAGGGAGAGTCACAGGAGGAGGGCCATGCTAATGCTTATCGGCTAGTCTATTGTTATGATATAATAGTAATTGATCCTGTTTATTATGTCCCAATTAAATTGCCCTTGGTTATGGAGTTATAGTAAAAGAATAAGCGCTTCTGAATGACAAGACAATGcagatatttttgtttaaaatcattgtCAGAatagtgtttaatttatttttcaataaaacgtTTAGTCTTTTGCGTCGTTAATATCTGATCATTTTTAAGTACAATAAAGTATCGGAAATGTCACGTGTAGAGCGCATGAAAAGGATTTTATACAACATGTTAAATAGTATTGGCTGAGTTCCATTATTACAAGATATTTTTAAATAGTATGAGGTTTTACCTCCCTATGCACTTTTCAGTGCTTGCACAAATAACCTTATTGAAATTTTTGATTACATGGAAGTACATTAACCCCATGGCCAAGGGTACAGTTGACTGCTTTACACACCTACCCTTCCCCTTTGACATCCTTCTCTCGTTCATCCTCATGAACCACGTAGGACTGGGGTGTACAATACAAGGCCAAATACATTACGAATTCATTTGCGCTTATATATATATCCAGACTGATACCATTATATGGTATCCTCATTCTTATAATGTTTCGTGTGATAGGATGGATGCTAGTCACTGCAAATTTTAAAGACCCTCATTATACTTAATATTTAATTTGGTTCTGAAATAGTGCAAATAATTTACATAGAAAGAACCTACCCCCTGACACATTCTTAACATACTACCATGgacaaaaatattaaattggGCAATCCTAgtccaaattaaatatattttttaaccaatataatattaaaattacttaATGATTAATTGTTACATATTGGCACTCCTACACCTTCTGCAGGTGCCAGACCCTTGCATTGTCTTAATAATTGGATAATATGTATAATTTCCATTATTTCCAGGCTGAAAACGTCAATTTTACACTATTGTAGACTACCGTTCACCTCTCGAAACCAGATACAAATACATTCTCTAATTACATCCGCCATCGCCTAAGTAATTTCTTCCCTCCCCGACTGGCTCTAAAATACTCCAATCTACACTTCcaacaattatttcttttccttCTAATTTTGACCctatgtttttttattcatatatgAACATACACCATTAAGAGATAAAATAATAAACCTAATTTATAAaatctttgatttattttttaatgttaatatccTATGAAATTAAGTTGTTctcttaaaacaaataagtaatcTGACACAAATTAAAGTTGAATAATATCATTTCTCAAATGAATGTATGGTCTTttttatatgtacatattttttttaatatataaattcttaattgtttcattttattttgaaatataatcattttaatcCATTGTTTTAATATGGTCCTACTAGATGATAGTATAGAAGTCTGAGATTTTATTATGTTATACTTTTACTTTTTCAATCTCGCAttttatgaacaatacataaaaccaagtttatgcacacataaagttTTTTGTGTCATTGTGGTTTATTGCAAAACAGCTTGTTGtacaaaaatcaaattgcaattagACACTGCaactcgttttgcaataaatttattgcaaaacaagtTTATTGTACAACGGGTTGTGACAAAgctaaatgtaaatgttaacaaaaaaacaacgtaTTTTAAAGACCACAATCGCTTCCGTACACCTCACTATTGCCTTATCAGTgatcaataattatgcaaccatTTAATCAACACTCACCATGGTATCGATCAATAGTTACATTGAAAGATTAACACATGTCACGCGGCTATTTAGCTGCTTTTTCATTTATTCGTTTCTTTTTATACATTCCTCGATATTATGTATGGTATTGTAGGTCTTTTTCAGTctaaataagtacatgtatagaCTTCGCGGCAAAGTTGCGTATTTCTAAAACTTCCGAGGTCTTTTTAAAGTATAATTCGATGCGAACATTCACGAAAGGAACatacatattaaattgtattaatttaatagattaattattttgaaataaattgataaacACCAAAATATACAACCACGGAAGAGCACACCTGTTACATAAAGCAAATGTCTTATACAAAAGGCATAAATACGCATAATTACTTGGGCAATACAATGTGAACATAAAATAAGGGTGTTCATTACCGCACACGTTTCCGGACGATAGTATAGTTATAAGAGAGTGCGATCAACgttcaatataatacattttgCTTAATTAAACCATACATACAGATGGTCAAAATCCCAAGTGGACACAGCAGGCATACAATGTTAACAAAGTTAAtagtttatgattatacaaattATGATTATACAAAGTATATTGTAGTTATACGTGTCATTGCATctaaacaaacatgtatataacataatgGAATTGTAAAGTGATATCTATCGATAGTATATATGTTATTAAAGATGTCTAATTCCGTCCGTCAAACTGTAATGAAGATAATTAAACTTAATTACAGCAATGTATCAAGtacattgaatttaaaatatataaggtCTTCATGTGCAAATTGTAAGAACAATAATACTTTGTATTAACCCTAGTAAAAATCGAAATATAGAAAACGGATTTATTTAGTAAGTTATAAGACGTTTCAATCTTAATGTACAGCTTATGGATTGATCACTGCGTGCCTTCAATTTTTCAGAATTCTAACTTAAAATGTTCCtgcttttaaatgaatttttaagagTTCGAGTTTAACTACTAGACCAACTCATATCGCTATGTATTGATAATTGATATAATTTTTACAACTTCAAACACAAAATGCAAACATTCATCAGGAACACTGCTTCAGATATACATTACACATGTTTCCAATATTGCACGTTAAACTTACAATTGTTTTTTCTCAATTAATTCGGTTGTCAATCAGAATCTTATAAAAAGATGAATGGTTCTTCGACATTTTTCTTTATGCCGAATAACTGGATATCTCGATGTACATTATTGCAATGTCATTTCCAGATGAACCAGAAGCAATATAAAGTTACAAATTCTTTATCTTACGTCAATACTTCAAACATGTACTAGACATCTTacattttaacataaacatatttataatgtcGAACCTTAAGTTTATGCAATTGCTTCAAAATAGATGCTTTCTTTACTTAAAAGCAACCGAATTCTGTTCTTAAATACGCAGTCTTTAGGcctaaaaaaaaatcgtttgtttccactgacatggccaaaaaaattagggtaggtaggtaggcaaataattttatttttaaaaatattttttttttagaaattgtcgtacatggtgcattttcttgtcatgttttgtgtataactgtatgtacaataaatttgatgatgtctgtaaagctatatgactatatttaaatgcttttatgaaataaaaacttgctgttcattaatattgaatgtgttgctttccttaattccgagtttaatgttgacttctggcaacggcttaaatataccattttatgaccaataaaaggcataactataacaagtcacagagagcttgaccctcagtgtctatagggattcagtgttgttatactttctggtcctttgggttcatgcaatgtattctatattatttattatttataatatattaaatacctcaaaagcagtgctacgggaacgccagtggtgttgcatttaacattatcaccatggaaagacccaatcaaaccggatgtgcttttatatttcttggatgcagttaatgttcccaaaggaccacattttcagattatattatgtactggtggcgtggggtctatctacccatgaatttcaggaaagaaacagaaaatttattacgacttgtattatatacatacaattacacacacaaaaatcaataaacaagcaCAAAATCAAATCACACCAAGCACAGAAAAGCAGAAATTTAATGCTTCTTGTATCAAACtatacttataaatttaaacaagaaatgtgtttgttagaaacaccatgtcccctactgcgccgctttgaagctaaatctttgaccttgaaggatgaccttgacctttcaccactcaaaatgtgcaggtccatgagatacacatgcatgccaagtatgaagttgctatcttcaatcttgcaaaagtaattgcaaatgttaaagttggggcaaacaaacaaacaaacaaatgaaccaacatacagggcaaaaacaatatgtcccccactatagcacTATGACTGTGCTTGCcctgaaaatgataacatttttacttattaaatataactagaaTTTTGACATGGACAATTATGCTTGGACAGAGACAAATACACTATATATACAgtagacaaaatgaaaaatggctGAACTGTTTGCAGTCAGAAGTCCTACCATAATGATCATCTttacattcagctgtgaaagttgaagcaaaatttgtcaagcagaggagttgaacacacacaattttgtaataataaattcaaaagtgaaaaCAAAAGACAAAGGACCATAATCCTGCCGAAATAATTCTAGGCAATATTCATTTCTTGGAGATCCAATGTAAAAGTTTAGTAGAGATGCACCCAGTCGTTAAAGaggattttaaaacatgaaatcttTAAACTTTGTATTCCATTGTGGGAAAAAAATTGCTATCTTGAATTGCCAATTACAAAACCATCCAGCAAGCTATTAAAACAGTCAGTTGCAGACCATTTGAATGACTTAAAATTGTAAAAACTTTGGCAAAGACACAAACTGGTATTACTTTTTCCTTCAacagtacagtcaagttaccattaccggatcagtagcgtaattaagttgtgctggtgaaaaacaatgaacggtttgagacttctttaacaccagtttgattaaaaattaccgttgctaactgattcagcacatagtcttatttttacacgcagacaaaatcttaaacatgaatcaaaactgaaatggacttttgcatgccgaaagactactaaatggcctttaaaataatgggtaaacttcttactttccaacagagttatagcaagtggccacaaaaaatgttcaacctcgatttggaaacgagacagaagtcaacaaagtcgtatatacatgtcagcaaaacataccgaaatgtttgacaaagagacgctccaattacgactcaatcaatgcgtttaaataataggccttgaagatgctatgtgcaaaatatcatctaacaatttcaactatttatcgcaaaacgcagtcttgaacatcaaagtgatccgctatgtgtaatgatccggtaatggtaacttgactgtactatGAAAATGAATTTCAAGACTGTCCTACCATTATGCAGCTTTTTCAAGATACAATCACTTATTCTTTCCATATGGTCGGAATACAATTCCATTCAGTTTACATTCAGTTTACATGGACTGCATAATGGTAGGACAGTCTTGAAATTCAACTTTAGGTCTTGATCAACCTCTCCACCAGAACTTCCACAAAAGGCACATACATCAGTTTGCCCTAAGGCACTTCCATAATATGGGATTTCTACTGGGGTGGCACATTCGCATGGTCTGCAACTGACTGTTAGCTTGCTGGATGGTTTTGTAATTGGCGATCCACAAACAAAGTCGAGTTCGCTCAATGTTATGGCTAAAGATAGCCTGCTTCTTTCAGTTAGTCTTTGTTTGCAGTATATCACTCTAGGCTTTCTACACTCAACACATGTGACAAGAGACCGCGCATTCTGGGTTGTGTAGAGAGACGTGTCTTGAACGTTCCCATCATTCGGGGTTTCATGTTGTGTGGGTTCTTCTACTTGCAGCTCATCACCATATGGGTAATCGTGCGTGGTTTGACTTTTACCTGCACTGGATTTcgtcttttttgtttgtttgattaatgtttttgtttgtttgagtgATGGTCGACAGGCTTCTGAGGTTTCCATGGTTTTCGCAACATCATAGGGGTAGTAATGTTCACCAGTTTCATCTAACATTGGATCAGGCAGCCAAGGTGTATCGATATTTTCTCCAGGAATACAGCAATCTGCGTCTTGACATTTCTTCAACTGGAAGATGTAATGACTTTGACGGCTATGTCTGGACATCCAGTCCGCATACTCTGGAACTTTACTGGTATGAACCTTTTGAAGTTTATCTGTATCCAATGTAGGGAAAAGTTCCCGAAGATGCCTCTTGACAACATCGATATCGGTTTCTGTCATGGGGTCAAGGGCTTGAAATGGGTGGTCTTTTAGCTTGAGGCGAAAAAATCTGTTCCTCATGGTACTCTGGACTGGCTCAATTGATTCCCTCCATTTTACTTTTACCTCTGGCTTCTTTGCAGCGACTTCTCTTAATTGCGCCATTGAGTTACACTTTTGGAACTCTTTCTCGTGTTCGTCAGCCAGCTTCTCTCTCTCAAGTGAACAGTTCTGCAGAGCTATATTCAAAACAGACATGACTCTCTCTGCCGGATTGGTCCAGCTGTGCCCTGGTGCACATCTGGCATGAACTAACATGTCTAGATTCAGTTCTTTAAATACACAGATATTGGCGCATTTGACTGATTCCAAGTTATTTCGTTGATCAGTTCCTCCATCTGTATATTTCATCACTATCTTGGGCTGTTCATTCTTAAGCATTTTACATATTGTCGCTGCATGTCTGAATGGACCCGAGGTTTCAAATACAGAGTCATTAGTGACAGTTGTTACAACACCTCGTACAAACGATTTGTCCACTGTGTCTGGAACATGACATGACAGATAGACAGAGGGAGTGATTGATGCTTTTGTCATGTCATGATCAAGAGCTATTAACGTTGTTTCTGTTGGTGCAAGAGTCTTTTTCCCCTCTAACACCTGTTGATACTGGCGCCTCAGGCTCGCCAACTGGTATCTTTGCTTTGTCATCACAGAACAACACTACTGGTTTGGCATCTTTTTGTTCAACAGccatatgtttgaaatatttcagaATTGCGGCACAATAATGCTGATCTTGATGGCTTACACGAAGCTGCCTTCGCTGAACTTTATACTGCACATCGAATCTTCCAGTAAAACAGAGTGACCTGTGAGTGAAGGGGTTTTTGGGGGCAAACTGTAGCCTTACTAAGCTTCCAGATGGTACGGGTGTGTCTTCTGGTAACCGTGCTTTAGTACATTCGATGAGTTCTTCCACAGAAAACCACTGAATAAGATGTGCTGTGTTATGCCTCCTGTCATCAGCAGCTGTGACTTCTTCAATAACTTCTTCAAGCTTGTCAAAGAATGGTTCAAAAGCCTTTGGTCTACCTGTATCCAGATGCCTCAAATCATCTACTATTTCTGTGTTTCCAAGGGAAATCAACCTTAATCTTTCCTGCATTTCAGGATTACAGGACGCCGATCCATCAGTTGTTAAATGACTGTAAATGAAGCTTCTCACTGCGGGAGTCATTGTCGTAATCAAATCAATCTTCTCTTTAAATGCTTTCTTTTGCGCCCTTGTGTGTACTTCATTAAGTCTGCTctgtattttgtttaacaaacGGGCTCCATCTATAAGTATCTTCGCCTCTGGTGGTTTGTTATCAGCATATTTGATCAAGCAAGAAGTTGTAACCCTTGACCCACCTGGACAATATCTTATAATAAACACCGGCACAGTCAAAAACAAGTTTTCAAAAAATCTTGATCTTTGTTTGGAATCTTCAAACTGATCTTTAAGATGTAAAGTTTCATCAAAAAATACTGGTGACATTTCATCTGCATCTCTCAATTCTCGAATATCTTTGTGCAATAAAATCTACTTTCTTCCTATGCTCAACAGTAGCATTCTCTGATACAGGTTTACATGGATGAAGTTGCTTCTGGTTTTCTGTTTGAGTCTCCAGTTGTTCATGTAAGTAAGTCTTGTACGAGTCCATACAATTGGCTAACATCTGGATGTTTATGAAAGCTTCGTTCCATGCAGGTGTGCTTTTAACAACTGGTTTCATCAAAAGGCTGTACAAGGCCTGACTATGACTGGCGAGATCTGACTGTGACATCTGTTGACCCTTCATTTTCTTCCTTTTCACATCATTGTAACCTGCAAAATGGCATCAAAGGATTACCTTACAATCAAATTTGTTtcatactttaatatatttatttaatatttatttaatatagct carries:
- the LOC127870019 gene encoding beta-1,3-galactosyltransferase 1-like, with the translated sequence MHEKIDLLILVSTVHKNGFVREALRTTWLSCTKNNTANVRHVFLLGKTFDNMLQESVMRENDIHHDIVQEMFIDTYQNLTYKTIMGFKWASTKCSNAHFVMKTDDDMWVNVPSLVKLLSGTDLANYLQTGLTGDCRAKVSPIRNKNFKWYASLLSYPDVSYPPFCSGTGYLTSIKVASEIYHVSPNVPFFHLEDIYVALCARRLGLSLKKTVGFYAGHRLNVCDYKKDDVLTVHHVTPSKLTEIWNTLCSLK